A genome region from Methylohalobius crimeensis 10Ki includes the following:
- a CDS encoding RNA methyltransferase codes for MPQIRIVLVETSHPGNIGAAARAMKNMGFYELALVAPKLFPHAEATARAAGADDVLARATCFPNLAEAVADCHLVIGASARQRAIQWPKLLPRQCAEQVWQEAPAAKVAIVLGRERSGLTNEELDLCHYWLHIPCNPEYSSLNVAAAVQIIVYELLLSRRESLPCSEPMPELATHAELESFYGHLRQTLTEIGFLHSTKQAPSILRRLRRLFGRTRLEKREVDILRGILTCAQRPWRKEESC; via the coding sequence TTGCCACAGATTCGTATTGTATTGGTAGAAACGAGTCACCCGGGTAATATCGGTGCGGCGGCCCGGGCGATGAAGAATATGGGGTTTTATGAATTGGCCTTGGTCGCTCCCAAGCTCTTCCCTCACGCCGAAGCGACCGCACGGGCGGCGGGTGCGGACGATGTGCTGGCCCGGGCGACCTGCTTTCCCAACCTGGCCGAGGCGGTGGCCGATTGCCATTTGGTGATCGGAGCCAGTGCCCGCCAGCGGGCCATTCAATGGCCCAAGCTGTTGCCCAGACAATGCGCGGAACAGGTATGGCAAGAGGCGCCGGCCGCCAAAGTGGCGATTGTCCTGGGGCGCGAGCGATCCGGCTTGACCAACGAGGAATTGGACCTTTGCCACTACTGGCTTCATATCCCCTGTAATCCGGAGTACAGCTCTTTGAACGTGGCCGCTGCGGTACAGATCATCGTCTATGAGTTGCTTTTAAGTCGCAGGGAATCGCTTCCTTGCTCGGAGCCAATGCCCGAACTGGCCACCCATGCAGAACTGGAATCCTTCTACGGACACCTTCGGCAGACCTTGACGGAAATCGGGTTCCTGCATTCCACCAAGCAGGCCCCATCCATCCTTCGCCGCTTGCGCCGATTGTTCGGGCGCACCCGGTTGGAGAAAAGGGAAGTGGATATCCTGCGCGGGATTTTGACCTGTGCCCAACGCCCCTGGCGGAAGGAGGAATCATGCTGA
- a CDS encoding inositol monophosphatase family protein gives MHPMLNIATRAARRAGDLIVRSLDRVDYLSIDTKGRNDFVSEVDRAAEREIIQVLHKAYPNHHFLGEEGGRQGKSDRDEYLWVIDPLDGTTNFLHGFPQFAVSLALQHRGLMEQAVVYDPLRQEMFTATRGGGASLNNRRIRVSGQSGLEGALIGTGFPFKQQEHLEAYLGMFRSVFKDSAGIRRAGAASLDLAYVACGRLDGFWEIGLQPWDMAAGVLLIQEAGGLVSDFGNGDRYLETGNLVTGTPKLQQAICRAIAPFATGALSA, from the coding sequence ATGCATCCAATGCTCAACATCGCCACCCGTGCCGCCCGCCGCGCGGGTGACCTGATCGTACGATCCCTGGACCGGGTTGATTATCTCTCCATAGACACCAAAGGCCGTAACGATTTCGTCAGCGAGGTGGATCGTGCAGCCGAGCGGGAAATCATTCAAGTCCTTCACAAGGCCTATCCCAATCATCATTTTCTGGGTGAAGAAGGCGGCCGCCAGGGCAAATCCGACCGAGACGAGTATTTATGGGTCATCGATCCTTTGGACGGTACCACCAATTTCCTCCACGGTTTTCCCCAATTCGCCGTGTCTCTCGCGCTCCAGCACCGCGGCCTAATGGAACAGGCGGTGGTCTACGATCCCTTGCGACAAGAGATGTTCACCGCAACCCGGGGCGGAGGCGCTTCCCTCAACAACCGCCGGATCCGAGTCTCCGGACAGTCCGGCCTGGAAGGCGCGCTCATCGGGACCGGTTTCCCCTTCAAGCAACAGGAACACCTGGAGGCCTATTTGGGCATGTTCCGATCGGTATTCAAGGACAGTGCCGGCATTCGACGCGCCGGAGCCGCTTCCTTGGACTTGGCTTATGTGGCCTGCGGCCGTCTGGACGGTTTTTGGGAAATCGGCCTTCAGCCTTGGGATATGGCCGCGGGGGTGTTATTAATTCAAGAGGCCGGCGGACTGGTCAGCGATTTCGGCAACGGCGATCGCTACCTGGAGACCGGCAACCTCGTCACCGGCACCCCCAAGCTGCAACAGGCGATTTGCCGGGCCATCGCCCCCTTCGCCACCGGCGCCTTAAGCGCCTGA
- the secF gene encoding protein translocase subunit SecF: MAQLVSQRSIDFMGKRQLALVLSAILAVMSLGSLIVQGLSLGLDFTGGTLVEVGYPASVDLAEVRNQLAEAGYEDAAVQHFGTTQDILIRVPPDPDLSSAALSDNILQALSAGAGAEPELRRVEFVGPQVGKELTEKGGLALLFALFGILIYIAWRFEYRFALGAIAALVHDVIITLGFFSLTRLEFDLTVLAALLAVIGYSLNDTIVVYDRIRENFRRLRRGEPAEIINTSITQTLSRTLLTSGTTLLVLISLAVLGGEIIRNFAIALIFGVVVGTYSSIYVASAFLLLFKVKREDLLLPEKEVADAERL, encoded by the coding sequence ATGGCTCAGCTTGTTTCGCAACGCAGTATCGATTTTATGGGCAAACGCCAACTGGCGTTGGTCCTTTCTGCAATTCTGGCGGTAATGTCCCTCGGATCACTGATCGTGCAGGGATTGTCATTAGGGCTCGATTTCACCGGCGGCACGCTGGTCGAAGTGGGGTATCCGGCTTCGGTGGATTTGGCCGAGGTACGCAATCAGCTGGCAGAAGCTGGGTATGAGGATGCCGCGGTGCAACATTTTGGCACCACGCAGGATATATTGATCCGCGTGCCTCCGGATCCCGATCTCAGTTCGGCGGCCCTCAGCGACAATATCTTGCAGGCCTTGAGTGCCGGTGCAGGTGCCGAGCCCGAACTTCGGCGGGTCGAGTTCGTCGGGCCGCAAGTGGGGAAAGAATTGACCGAGAAGGGCGGCTTGGCGTTGCTGTTCGCCTTGTTCGGTATTCTGATCTATATCGCCTGGCGATTCGAATACCGGTTTGCCTTGGGGGCGATCGCCGCGCTTGTCCACGATGTCATTATCACCCTCGGTTTTTTCTCCTTGACCCGGCTGGAATTCGATCTGACGGTGCTGGCGGCGCTCTTGGCGGTCATCGGTTATTCCCTCAACGACACCATCGTGGTTTACGACCGGATTCGGGAAAACTTCCGTCGGCTACGGCGTGGCGAGCCCGCTGAAATCATCAATACTTCCATCACGCAGACCTTGAGCCGGACCCTGCTGACCTCCGGAACCACCTTGTTGGTTCTGATTTCCCTGGCGGTGCTGGGGGGCGAAATCATCCGTAATTTCGCCATTGCCCTGATTTTCGGGGTAGTAGTGGGGACTTATTCCTCCATCTACGTCGCTAGCGCTTTCCTGTTGCTATTCAAGGTCAAGCGGGAGGATTTGTTGCTGCCGGAAAAGGAGGTGGCCGACGCCGAGCGCCTGTGA
- the secD gene encoding protein translocase subunit SecD translates to MQNRFPLWKNVLIIVVLGIGLFYALPNLFGEDPAVQVSPQRGALLDKSLEIKVKNTLDEAGLTSKRMGAREGNFLIRFNTAEAQLQAADLLREKLGDDYVVALNLAPATPRWLQSIGARPMYLGLDLRGGVHFLLQIDMEAAIDQAVERYVGDFRTTLREAKIRYLAIDRDGQAIRIRLKNASDLAQAESLLEDEFRQLVLSPDEAALILEARLSEKEQREIKSFALKQNLTTLRNRVNELGVAEPVIQQQGEDRIVVQLPGVQDTTRAKEILGATATLEFRLVDTEHDVGSALETGVPMGAKIYRDRSGKPVLLKRQVIVTGDQITDASSGLDQQSGTPAVFVTLDSVGASKMSDVTRENVGKPMAVVFIENQIVTKTVDGQTVEERKRVEEVINIATIRGRFSKRFQITGLDNTEEARNLALLLRAGALAAPMDIVEERTVGPSLGQENIERGFLSVIVGFVVVLIFTAWYYKVFGLVADLALTLNLIMLVALLSLLQATLTLPGIAGIVLTVGMAVDANVLIFERIKEELLNGNSPQASIYSGYEKAFATIFDANVTTLIAALVLFSFGTGPVKGFAVTLSLGIMTSMFTAILVTRMLINWIYGNRRVARLAV, encoded by the coding sequence ATGCAAAACCGCTTTCCGCTATGGAAAAACGTATTGATTATTGTGGTATTGGGGATCGGGCTTTTTTACGCGCTGCCGAATTTGTTCGGTGAGGATCCCGCCGTGCAGGTCTCGCCCCAGCGGGGCGCCTTGCTGGATAAGAGCCTGGAAATCAAGGTCAAGAATACCCTTGACGAGGCGGGTTTGACTTCCAAGCGTATGGGAGCTCGAGAGGGGAATTTCCTAATCCGCTTCAATACCGCAGAAGCTCAATTGCAGGCCGCCGATTTGTTGCGGGAAAAATTGGGAGACGATTACGTGGTCGCGCTCAATTTGGCGCCGGCGACGCCGAGGTGGTTGCAGTCCATCGGTGCCAGACCGATGTATCTGGGGCTGGATTTGCGCGGCGGCGTGCATTTTCTGCTTCAGATAGATATGGAGGCGGCCATCGATCAGGCAGTGGAGCGTTATGTGGGGGATTTTCGTACCACCTTGCGTGAAGCTAAAATCCGCTACCTCGCGATCGATCGTGACGGGCAGGCCATCCGAATCCGACTGAAGAATGCCAGCGATCTGGCGCAGGCCGAATCCTTGCTCGAAGACGAGTTTCGCCAATTGGTGTTGAGTCCGGATGAAGCCGCACTGATTTTGGAAGCCCGTTTGTCGGAAAAAGAACAGCGGGAAATCAAAAGTTTCGCCTTGAAGCAAAATCTCACGACTTTGCGTAATCGGGTCAACGAGTTGGGAGTGGCCGAGCCGGTGATCCAACAGCAGGGAGAAGACCGCATCGTGGTCCAGCTCCCGGGGGTGCAGGACACGACTCGAGCCAAGGAGATCCTGGGGGCCACAGCGACCTTGGAATTTCGCTTGGTGGATACCGAGCACGACGTGGGAAGCGCCCTGGAAACGGGGGTGCCCATGGGCGCCAAAATCTACCGCGATCGGAGCGGCAAACCGGTGCTGTTGAAGCGACAGGTCATTGTGACCGGCGATCAGATCACCGATGCTTCCTCCGGGCTCGATCAGCAATCCGGGACACCGGCGGTTTTCGTGACCCTGGATAGCGTGGGGGCCAGCAAAATGTCGGATGTGACCCGCGAAAACGTCGGCAAGCCCATGGCGGTCGTGTTCATCGAAAACCAGATCGTCACCAAGACCGTGGACGGCCAAACGGTGGAAGAGCGCAAGCGGGTCGAAGAAGTCATCAACATCGCCACCATTCGGGGGCGTTTCAGCAAACGATTCCAAATCACCGGCCTCGACAATACCGAAGAGGCCCGCAACCTGGCTCTGTTGCTCCGGGCCGGGGCGCTGGCGGCACCGATGGATATCGTCGAGGAGCGCACCGTGGGGCCCAGCCTGGGGCAGGAGAACATCGAACGCGGTTTTCTTTCGGTGATCGTGGGCTTTGTCGTGGTGCTGATCTTCACCGCCTGGTATTACAAGGTCTTCGGCCTGGTGGCGGATCTGGCGCTGACCTTGAATTTGATCATGCTGGTCGCATTGCTCTCCCTTCTTCAAGCCACCTTGACCTTGCCCGGGATTGCCGGGATCGTACTGACGGTGGGGATGGCGGTGGACGCCAACGTCCTTATCTTTGAGCGTATCAAGGAAGAGCTCCTCAACGGGAACAGTCCCCAAGCGAGCATCTATTCAGGGTATGAGAAGGCGTTCGCAACGATTTTCGATGCGAATGTCACCACCTTGATTGCCGCGCTGGTGCTTTTCAGTTTCGGTACCGGCCCGGTCAAGGGGTTTGCCGTGACTTTGTCCCTCGGCATCATGACCTCGATGTTCACCGCGATTTTGGTAACGCGGATGTTGATCAATTGGATTTACGGCAACCGCCGCGTGGCGCGTTTGGCGGTTTAA
- the yajC gene encoding preprotein translocase subunit YajC produces MGFFIADAFAQGAPQAQQPSWAGLLLPLVIFAFFYFLFIWPQQRRAKEHKKMVASIAKGSEVVTNGGILGRVADLDENFVVLEVSEGMRIQVQRNAISSVLPKGTYKVVKKKIAQTEKQ; encoded by the coding sequence ATGGGATTTTTCATTGCCGACGCATTCGCCCAGGGCGCGCCCCAGGCGCAACAACCGAGTTGGGCCGGCCTGTTGCTGCCCCTGGTGATTTTCGCTTTTTTTTATTTTTTGTTCATCTGGCCTCAGCAACGTCGCGCCAAGGAACATAAGAAAATGGTGGCCTCCATCGCCAAGGGGAGCGAAGTGGTGACCAATGGCGGCATCCTGGGCCGAGTGGCGGATCTGGATGAAAATTTTGTGGTGCTGGAAGTGTCGGAAGGCATGCGCATTCAGGTGCAGCGCAATGCCATTTCCAGCGTCTTGCCCAAAGGAACTTATAAGGTAGTCAAGAAAAAGATTGCCCAGACGGAAAAGCAATAA
- the tgt gene encoding tRNA guanosine(34) transglycosylase Tgt, which produces MKFQLMMTSGSGRRGRLQFNRGDVETPAFMPVGTYGTVKAMTPEDLLSVGAEMILGNTFHLMLRPGVGVIQAHGGLHGFIHWNKPILTDSGGFQVFSLGKLRQITEEGVRFRSPVNGDAIFMGPEESMAIQRALEADVVMCFDECTPYPANFEHAQSSMELSLRWAKRSRRGHGDNPAALFGIVQGGVYEELRLRSLEGLLEIGFDGYAIGGLSVGEPKQDRYRILDALLPQMPADQPRYLMGVGTPEDIVESVRRGVDMFDCVMPTRNARNGHLFTRFGVVKIRNSRYRADTRPIDDSCDCYTCRHYSRSYLHHLDRCKEILGAHLNTVHNLHYYQELMDGLRKAIAAHQLEEFIDHFYRERGKAEPLVA; this is translated from the coding sequence ATGAAATTTCAGTTGATGATGACGTCTGGATCGGGCCGGCGGGGACGGTTGCAATTCAATCGAGGTGACGTGGAGACACCGGCTTTCATGCCGGTGGGAACCTACGGCACAGTAAAAGCTATGACGCCGGAAGATCTTCTCTCCGTCGGGGCGGAGATGATACTTGGCAATACTTTTCACTTAATGCTTCGACCAGGAGTTGGAGTCATACAGGCTCATGGGGGGCTGCATGGCTTCATCCATTGGAATAAGCCGATTTTGACCGATTCCGGCGGATTCCAGGTTTTTAGTCTTGGCAAGTTGCGTCAAATTACTGAGGAGGGCGTACGCTTTCGATCTCCCGTCAACGGAGACGCAATATTTATGGGTCCCGAGGAATCCATGGCGATCCAACGAGCCTTGGAGGCGGATGTCGTCATGTGTTTCGATGAGTGTACCCCTTATCCGGCAAATTTTGAACATGCGCAATCATCCATGGAATTGTCTCTGCGATGGGCGAAGCGTAGCCGCCGAGGGCATGGTGACAACCCCGCCGCTTTATTCGGGATCGTCCAAGGCGGTGTATACGAAGAATTGCGTTTGCGCTCCCTCGAAGGGTTGTTGGAAATCGGTTTTGATGGGTATGCCATCGGGGGGTTGTCGGTGGGCGAGCCCAAACAGGACCGTTACCGAATTTTGGACGCATTGCTGCCTCAAATGCCCGCCGATCAACCGCGTTATTTGATGGGAGTCGGTACCCCGGAAGACATCGTCGAGAGTGTGCGCCGCGGGGTGGATATGTTCGACTGCGTGATGCCTACCCGCAATGCACGCAACGGTCACTTGTTTACCCGTTTCGGAGTGGTCAAAATTCGCAACAGCCGATACCGAGCGGACACGCGGCCGATAGACGATTCTTGCGATTGCTATACTTGCCGCCATTACAGCCGTTCCTACCTGCACCATCTGGATCGCTGCAAGGAGATCCTGGGAGCTCACCTGAACACGGTTCACAACTTGCATTACTACCAGGAGCTGATGGACGGTTTGCGGAAGGCCATCGCCGCTCATCAATTGGAAGAGTTCATCGATCACTTTTATCGTGAACGCGGCAAAGCCGAGCCTCTTGTGGCATAA
- a CDS encoding bifunctional diguanylate cyclase/phosphodiesterase → MRQDLHLSLKWKIVIILGSILLSIHGILSGITITTLQRQYKEQRIESHERYKKTIELLISQSSRLLQQIAETIPLFSENIHHNRNNEDHIVDTLNNYWSAFQLTWGVEGIQYLDRNGKTIETWGSRSIKENDFSKIRKILETEKPLFFIQCHNSCLQYIGIPILDGNGTNKVLIISKSLADIVLDFNTITHTQIGILTNNPKSGKKTYWGHHLDAITNPLKNKEILRNTEIAFSLNSLKSSIKNLQLHGNTYEIKAFDIPGGEGQYPTFIVIDDITKIYLSQRQNTFNHVANGGISLAIGMMLLLLLLRKPLQRVTNLSRILPLLAEGRYISVRNRLLHHNNTLLLRNDEIDYLVKSVLQLSYKLEDLQTERDKSAQDLKKQHRILEKERNFSQELLDSAPLIILTQSFSGEIITINQYGKHILEKTPFKSRAFEELFLEDKPDDINAKYILLDIRNNKISRAQFESQLNLSDSQPRYITWFHTRLNHFGSESPLILSIGLDITDRKIAEDRLKWLADHDPLTNLYNRRKFQQEFDIILRKSLKKNQSGAILYFDLDQFKYVNDTSGHQAGDALLQRIANKIKHITRSTDLIARLGGDEFALVIQNTNQFDATQIAEKLFNSIYSIDYKVNEHPFKITVSIGIAMFPEHGHNIQDLLANADLAMYQSKESGRGRIHLYSPNSDFQYKLKSQVYWKDQIERALADDRFVLYYQPILDIQENKISHYETLLRMVDEQNNIVSPGQFIPIAEQVGLISHIDHMVIKKALDTHRLLLEQGLTITLSINLSGHALSDLKLQRWICDALSNDQIDPSLIIFEITETIAVSNFSSAQKLMKEIKSRGCKFAIDDFGVGFSSFYYLMHLPVDYVKIDGSFIKEISHSKEDQVLVHALADIAKGLGKKTIAEFVENGEILSKLKSYGIDYAQGYYIGKPSEQIFLSSDLTET, encoded by the coding sequence ATGCGGCAAGACCTGCATTTAAGCTTGAAGTGGAAGATAGTCATCATATTAGGATCGATTCTTCTATCCATTCATGGAATTTTGTCGGGGATAACGATAACCACGTTACAGCGACAATACAAGGAACAACGGATTGAATCACATGAAAGATATAAGAAGACCATCGAGTTGTTAATATCACAATCATCACGTTTATTGCAGCAAATTGCGGAGACAATCCCGCTTTTCTCAGAAAATATACACCATAACAGAAATAACGAGGATCACATAGTTGATACTCTGAATAACTATTGGAGTGCGTTTCAACTCACTTGGGGGGTGGAAGGTATCCAGTATTTAGATAGAAATGGAAAAACCATCGAGACATGGGGATCGAGGAGCATTAAAGAAAATGATTTTTCAAAAATTAGAAAAATTCTTGAAACAGAAAAGCCTTTGTTTTTTATTCAATGCCACAATTCATGCCTCCAATACATAGGGATCCCTATATTAGATGGTAATGGCACAAACAAAGTACTAATCATAAGCAAAAGCTTGGCTGATATCGTACTGGACTTCAATACGATCACACATACACAAATCGGAATTTTAACCAACAACCCCAAATCCGGTAAAAAGACCTATTGGGGCCACCATCTGGACGCAATCACTAACCCGTTGAAAAACAAAGAAATTTTAAGAAACACTGAAATTGCATTTTCTCTTAACAGTCTAAAGTCTTCCATTAAGAACTTGCAACTGCACGGCAATACTTATGAAATAAAAGCATTTGATATTCCCGGCGGCGAAGGGCAGTACCCCACCTTTATAGTCATCGACGATATTACCAAAATTTACTTGTCTCAAAGACAAAACACCTTCAATCATGTTGCAAACGGAGGAATCAGTTTAGCAATAGGAATGATGCTATTATTGTTATTGCTTAGAAAACCTCTACAACGAGTCACCAACTTATCTAGAATACTTCCCTTACTTGCAGAAGGCCGTTACATATCGGTTAGAAATAGACTCTTGCATCATAACAACACCCTCCTTTTAAGAAATGACGAGATAGATTATCTCGTAAAAAGCGTTTTACAATTAAGCTATAAACTGGAGGATTTACAAACTGAAAGAGATAAAAGTGCTCAGGATCTAAAAAAACAACATCGAATCTTGGAGAAAGAAAGAAATTTTAGTCAGGAACTCTTGGATTCTGCACCATTAATCATTTTAACCCAAAGTTTTTCCGGAGAAATAATTACCATAAACCAATACGGAAAGCATATCCTGGAAAAAACACCTTTCAAATCGAGGGCTTTTGAAGAACTATTCTTGGAAGACAAACCCGATGACATAAATGCAAAATATATATTGCTAGATATCAGAAATAACAAGATATCTAGGGCACAATTCGAATCGCAACTAAACCTTTCGGATTCTCAGCCTCGTTACATTACCTGGTTCCATACCCGGCTGAATCATTTCGGTTCAGAATCACCATTAATTTTATCCATTGGACTTGACATTACGGATCGTAAAATTGCCGAGGATAGATTAAAATGGCTGGCGGATCACGACCCATTGACCAACCTATATAATAGAAGAAAATTTCAACAAGAATTCGATATAATTCTACGTAAATCTTTGAAGAAGAACCAATCAGGTGCAATATTATATTTTGATTTGGATCAGTTCAAATATGTAAACGATACGAGTGGGCACCAGGCTGGGGATGCTTTACTCCAAAGAATTGCAAATAAAATTAAGCATATCACCCGCAGCACAGACTTAATCGCTCGATTAGGTGGTGACGAGTTCGCGTTGGTGATACAAAATACCAATCAATTTGATGCTACTCAGATAGCTGAAAAACTTTTCAATTCTATTTATTCCATTGATTACAAAGTAAACGAACACCCTTTTAAAATAACCGTTAGCATCGGAATCGCCATGTTCCCGGAGCACGGACATAACATCCAGGACTTGCTTGCCAACGCCGATCTGGCGATGTATCAATCGAAGGAATCTGGGCGTGGAAGAATACATCTTTATTCTCCCAACAGCGACTTTCAATATAAATTGAAGTCACAGGTATATTGGAAGGACCAAATAGAAAGAGCATTGGCCGATGACCGCTTTGTCCTCTACTACCAACCTATCCTTGATATCCAAGAAAATAAGATTTCTCATTATGAGACATTATTGCGCATGGTAGATGAGCAAAATAATATTGTTTCCCCGGGACAATTTATTCCAATTGCCGAGCAAGTCGGATTAATAAGCCATATCGATCACATGGTTATCAAGAAGGCGCTTGATACACACAGGCTGCTCCTCGAACAAGGATTAACTATTACTTTGAGCATCAATTTATCCGGACACGCTTTATCCGATCTTAAGCTTCAGCGCTGGATTTGCGATGCCTTAAGCAACGATCAGATTGATCCTTCTTTGATTATTTTTGAAATCACCGAAACCATTGCAGTATCTAATTTTTCATCAGCTCAAAAACTGATGAAGGAAATAAAATCCAGAGGCTGTAAATTTGCGATTGATGACTTCGGGGTTGGGTTTTCTTCTTTTTATTATTTAATGCATCTTCCTGTAGATTACGTGAAGATTGACGGATCTTTCATCAAGGAAATTTCGCACAGCAAGGAAGATCAAGTGCTTGTCCACGCTTTGGCTGATATAGCAAAGGGGCTTGGAAAGAAGACCATTGCAGAATTTGTTGAAAATGGTGAAATCTTGAGCAAACTCAAAAGCTATGGAATTGATTATGCTCAAGGCTATTACATAGGCAAGCCATCTGAGCAGATATTTTTATCTAGCGATCTTACTGAAACCTAA
- a CDS encoding AAA family ATPase — protein MQAPEHLLSDWRIKARTLQSEINKAVIGLDDPVEKIILAVFARGHVMLEGDVGVGKTTLLRAIARTLGGAYERMEGTIDLMPNDLIYHTYIDDHGKPRVDPGPLLKQGEQLAVFFFNEVNRARPQVHSLLLRVMAERSVSAFNREYHFPYLQVFADRNRVEKEETFEMPSAARDRFLMELHIEIPDDPELQQDLMFDPRYHNVDALIDGLRAAVVPYRGIDPIASLIQEQIQARAALRKYALNLWHATREPQAFGIQIDGVNMDELVLAGASTRGMSMLLRTARVHAWLADRDYLLPEDLQHVFHEVVGHRIFFTPVYELQRERLVRQLTCQILNRIAAP, from the coding sequence ATGCAAGCACCTGAGCATCTATTGTCCGATTGGCGGATTAAAGCCCGCACCCTACAATCGGAAATCAATAAAGCTGTAATCGGCTTAGACGATCCAGTGGAAAAAATTATCCTTGCCGTTTTCGCCCGCGGTCACGTGATGTTGGAAGGCGATGTGGGGGTGGGTAAAACCACGCTCCTGAGAGCAATCGCCAGAACCCTGGGCGGTGCCTACGAGCGCATGGAAGGCACCATCGATCTGATGCCCAACGATCTTATCTACCACACCTATATAGACGATCACGGCAAGCCTCGGGTGGACCCGGGCCCGCTTCTGAAACAAGGCGAACAGTTGGCGGTTTTTTTCTTCAACGAAGTCAACCGAGCTCGCCCTCAAGTCCATTCTTTATTGCTTCGGGTAATGGCCGAACGCAGTGTTTCCGCATTCAACCGCGAATACCACTTTCCTTACTTGCAGGTATTCGCCGACCGAAACCGGGTGGAGAAAGAAGAAACCTTTGAAATGCCATCCGCCGCTCGGGATCGTTTTCTCATGGAACTGCATATTGAGATACCCGACGATCCAGAGCTTCAGCAGGACCTCATGTTCGATCCTCGTTACCACAACGTGGACGCTTTGATTGACGGCCTTCGAGCAGCGGTCGTTCCCTACCGAGGAATCGATCCCATCGCTTCCCTCATCCAAGAACAAATTCAAGCGCGCGCGGCCCTCCGAAAGTACGCCCTGAATCTATGGCACGCCACTCGCGAACCCCAGGCTTTCGGCATTCAAATCGACGGGGTGAATATGGATGAATTGGTCCTGGCCGGCGCCAGCACCCGGGGCATGAGCATGCTTCTCCGCACCGCCCGGGTCCATGCCTGGCTCGCGGACAGGGATTACCTCCTCCCCGAGGATCTTCAGCATGTGTTCCATGAAGTGGTGGGACACCGGATCTTCTTCACCCCGGTCTACGAACTGCAGCGGGAGAGGTTGGTCCGACAGTTGACCTGTCAAATCCTGAATCGGATCGCCGCCCCCTAA
- a CDS encoding DUF58 domain-containing protein yields MEEFHYRIRWRARSAHPGHHRSQTIGGGYEFRGHAALLSHPDPRQLDVHATLLDPFGEYKVRQFAQTSTIPVFAVADLSASLGIGNKPRLLSRITTAIAYSAFRTGDPFGFFGVNDEVMLRFPLRFHKGLALELHQRLGQIQFQGQSHGLNRIGSHLGKRQALIFLISDFHFPLTDTRAILDHLQPHDVVPVVLWQKREWQPPARWGWTRLYDPETGRDRPLWLTPRSEARLAAAFRRQREDLTALCRQYGRPPFFVEETFHPEQFSHYFLETCA; encoded by the coding sequence ATGGAGGAGTTTCACTACCGCATCCGCTGGCGCGCGCGCAGCGCCCATCCCGGCCATCACCGCAGTCAAACCATCGGCGGGGGATATGAATTCCGCGGGCATGCCGCCCTTCTCAGTCATCCGGACCCCCGCCAGCTGGATGTCCACGCCACCCTCCTCGATCCCTTCGGGGAATATAAGGTCAGGCAATTCGCCCAAACCAGCACTATACCTGTCTTCGCCGTGGCGGATTTGTCCGCATCCCTCGGCATAGGCAATAAGCCCCGACTGCTCTCCCGCATAACGACCGCCATTGCTTACTCCGCTTTCCGGACCGGCGATCCATTCGGGTTCTTCGGCGTCAACGACGAAGTCATGCTGCGCTTTCCCTTGCGCTTCCATAAAGGCCTGGCTTTGGAACTCCACCAACGCCTCGGTCAAATACAATTCCAAGGGCAAAGCCACGGTCTGAATCGAATCGGGTCCCATTTAGGGAAACGTCAGGCCTTGATTTTTTTGATCTCGGATTTCCATTTCCCCCTGACCGATACCCGAGCCATCCTTGATCACCTTCAGCCCCATGATGTGGTGCCAGTGGTCCTCTGGCAGAAACGGGAATGGCAACCGCCAGCTCGTTGGGGATGGACCCGACTGTACGACCCGGAAACCGGCCGCGATCGGCCGTTGTGGCTGACTCCCCGCAGCGAAGCGAGACTGGCCGCCGCATTCCGGCGGCAGCGGGAAGACTTGACCGCTCTGTGTCGACAGTATGGACGCCCCCCATTCTTTGTAGAAGAAACTTTTCACCCCGAACAATTCAGCCATTACTTTTTGGAAACATGCGCTTGA